In the Synechococcus sp. Nb3U1 genome, one interval contains:
- a CDS encoding biotin transporter BioY — translation MRSGLLLTPLEWLWTAIGVILTILGTLTHLSFPAEIPWLGGYSFSLQIGGMLLTACLAGPVAAVYAQIVYLGLGLAGLQVFAQGGGWQYLYQPTFGYLLGFLPGAWICGTIAFRKQDPRPSPSRRGPQGRLSLPAGTASLPQRIPPVGLQDLGSGSLAALALVHLTGIVYLLATQSWDGELLGLIQLYSGYTLPGQMIVASFVSVMALLLRRLLMF, via the coding sequence ATGCGCTCTGGCCTGCTCTTAACTCCTTTGGAATGGCTATGGACGGCGATTGGGGTGATCCTGACCATTTTGGGCACCCTGACTCACCTCAGTTTTCCTGCAGAGATACCCTGGTTGGGAGGCTACAGCTTTTCATTGCAAATTGGCGGTATGTTGCTGACGGCTTGTTTGGCGGGGCCGGTGGCGGCGGTGTATGCCCAGATCGTCTACCTGGGGTTGGGGCTGGCGGGGTTGCAGGTGTTTGCCCAGGGGGGAGGGTGGCAGTACCTGTACCAGCCCACATTTGGCTATCTCCTGGGTTTTTTGCCAGGGGCCTGGATATGTGGAACGATTGCCTTTCGCAAACAGGATCCCAGGCCATCCCCCTCCCGCCGGGGGCCTCAAGGGCGGCTCAGCTTGCCTGCTGGGACAGCGAGTTTGCCCCAACGGATCCCACCGGTAGGCCTTCAAGACTTGGGATCCGGCAGCTTGGCAGCTTTGGCTTTGGTTCACCTGACCGGGATCGTCTACCTCTTGGCGACGCAAAGCTGGGATGGGGAGTTGCTGGGTTTAATCCAGCTTTACTCAGGCTATACCCTGCCAGGACAGATGATCGTGGCCAGTTTTGTCTCGGTGATGGCTTTGCTGCTGCGACGCCTGCTGATGTTCTAG
- a CDS encoding M15 family metallopeptidase → MAATLAMLCVTLLAWGIPSLAAPRLVVVPDGPGVLERVHSLAPDAFRRQIGSTSVIQVGAFRQQDSIDLMLGSLALLGLQGQVWSPEAPGVGSGGGVPRGGIPFHWPYPVAPEVSLEPVSGPGGRVERLHREAAQAFRQMQQQAQASSISLVPISGFRDLSVQTALFRRQIQRQGSEQAAMRLSAPPGYSEHHTGYALDIGDGRHPQTHVQYSFAQTPAYAWLAQYAPQFGFELSFPQGNAQGVNYEPWHWRYVGSPQAASLFAQARLASRL, encoded by the coding sequence TTGGCTGCCACGCTGGCCATGCTCTGTGTCACCCTGCTGGCTTGGGGGATCCCCTCTCTGGCGGCGCCACGGCTGGTGGTGGTTCCCGATGGCCCCGGGGTTTTGGAACGGGTGCATAGCCTTGCTCCGGATGCTTTTCGCCGTCAGATCGGATCCACCTCGGTGATCCAAGTGGGGGCCTTCCGCCAGCAAGACAGCATCGATCTGATGTTGGGATCCCTAGCTTTACTGGGCTTGCAGGGTCAGGTGTGGTCGCCAGAAGCTCCGGGGGTTGGATCCGGAGGAGGGGTACCAAGGGGGGGGATCCCCTTTCACTGGCCCTATCCGGTTGCCCCGGAGGTTTCTCTGGAACCGGTCAGTGGGCCGGGGGGTCGGGTGGAACGGCTGCATCGGGAGGCCGCCCAGGCTTTTCGGCAAATGCAACAGCAGGCCCAAGCCAGTAGCATCTCGCTGGTGCCAATTTCCGGGTTTCGGGATCTCTCGGTACAAACCGCCCTGTTTCGCCGCCAGATCCAACGCCAGGGATCCGAACAAGCGGCCATGCGCCTCTCTGCACCGCCTGGCTACAGCGAACACCATACCGGCTATGCCCTCGATATTGGCGATGGGCGGCATCCACAAACCCATGTGCAGTACAGCTTTGCCCAAACCCCTGCCTACGCTTGGCTGGCTCAGTACGCACCGCAGTTTGGTTTTGAGCTGTCCTTTCCGCAGGGCAATGCGCAGGGGGTCAATTACGAACCCTGGCACTGGCGCTATGTGGGATCCCCACAGGCGGCCTCCCTGTTTGCCCAGGCTCGTCTGGCCTCTCGGTTGTAA
- a CDS encoding RNA-guided endonuclease InsQ/TnpB family protein codes for MRIAYQYKLLPSTLQLVTMNRWLDMLRQQYNWMLADWFDWWEMNRCLVNACPLVCNIAEPREKPEYYGQKRSLVRLKRDRPWYKEIHSQVLQDMVKRVKLAFARYLKGDCNGKRSGKLRFKGVNRYRSFTYPQASIDWIDGNKIELPKIGAVKVVWNRPLPPGFEVKSAILSRKADGWYITLSLQDDSVPEQTIDVVPNWDNSIGLDMGLEHFVADSEGELIDYPRFLRQAKSKLAKLQQKCDARPKGSVARKKLSQRIARLHQKIARQRYQFHCETANQLLIKADVVFVEDFNLSNMTKRCKPKQDENGTFLPNGQAAKAGLNKSFADAGISQFVNQILPFKAEKAGKRRIKVNPTGTSQHCCVCLNRVPKELSDRWHSCPECKAEMPRDTNSGVLIKKVGLGLASLKKAQRATARKEARALCVGTSLP; via the coding sequence ATGAGAATTGCCTATCAATACAAGCTACTGCCATCCACTTTGCAACTTGTCACGATGAATCGTTGGCTTGATATGCTTCGGCAGCAGTACAACTGGATGCTGGCAGATTGGTTTGATTGGTGGGAAATGAATCGCTGTCTTGTCAATGCTTGCCCCCTGGTTTGCAACATCGCTGAACCCAGAGAAAAGCCTGAATACTACGGACAGAAACGCTCTCTGGTAAGGCTGAAGCGGGATAGACCCTGGTACAAAGAGATTCATTCTCAAGTGCTACAAGATATGGTGAAGCGGGTCAAACTCGCTTTTGCCCGTTACCTGAAAGGGGACTGCAACGGCAAAAGATCGGGCAAGCTTCGGTTTAAGGGTGTAAATCGGTATCGTTCGTTCACCTACCCTCAAGCTTCGATTGACTGGATTGATGGCAACAAAATCGAACTGCCCAAAATTGGAGCAGTGAAAGTCGTTTGGAATCGTCCATTACCTCCAGGGTTTGAGGTCAAAAGCGCAATTCTGAGTCGGAAAGCTGACGGCTGGTATATCACGCTGTCATTGCAGGATGATTCGGTTCCTGAACAAACGATTGACGTTGTCCCAAATTGGGATAACTCCATTGGCTTGGATATGGGGCTAGAGCATTTTGTGGCAGATTCAGAGGGTGAATTGATTGACTATCCTCGTTTCCTGAGGCAGGCAAAATCCAAGCTTGCCAAGTTGCAGCAAAAGTGTGATGCTCGCCCCAAAGGCAGCGTCGCCCGAAAGAAGCTGAGTCAAAGGATTGCACGACTGCATCAGAAAATTGCAAGACAGCGATATCAGTTTCACTGCGAGACGGCGAATCAGTTGCTTATCAAAGCTGATGTGGTCTTTGTTGAAGACTTTAACCTCAGCAATATGACGAAGCGGTGCAAACCAAAGCAGGACGAAAATGGAACGTTTCTACCCAATGGACAAGCGGCAAAAGCAGGACTGAACAAGTCTTTCGCTGATGCTGGAATCAGTCAGTTCGTGAACCAAATCCTACCTTTCAAAGCTGAAAAAGCTGGAAAGAGAAGGATTAAGGTTAATCCGACTGGCACAAGCCAGCATTGCTGTGTTTGCCTGAACCGTGTCCCGAAAGAGTTGTCGGACAGGTGGCACTCCTGCCCAGAATGCAAAGCAGAAATGCCACGCGATACAAATTCTGGGGTGCTGATCAAAAAAGTGGGGTTGGGACTCGCCTCACTCAAAAAAGCTCAAAGGGCTACGGCTCGGAAAGAAGCCCGCGCTCTATGCGTTGGCACAAGCCTGCCCTAG
- the recJ gene encoding single-stranded-DNA-specific exonuclease RecJ: MAHRPTVTLPLDSPTRMAGIPSQRWLFHPVDRQAAQKLAEAVGISPLLGQILLNRGLSSPEAAQQYWDPNPAQLPAPASDFADLPLAVNLLDQALEAQQPIAICGDYDADGMTSTALLLRALRKLGGKVLYRIPSRMTEGYGLNSRMVQELHQEGFHLILTVDNGISAQEPIQLAKELGLTVIVTDHHDLPPQLPPADVILNPKRIPETSPYRGMAGVGVAYLLAQALAEKRGDPVLGRMALELFTLGTIADLASLTGVNRLWVRQGLQLLPTSRVEGIRALLRVMGLLSPADASPEGLRPESIGFGLGPRINAVGRIGQAGMVIKLLTTDDPTQADQLAQRCERLNQVRQQMCARIESEALEQIVQRRRDLRQDRVLTVLGSPERKWHKGVIGIVASRLAERYGCPVFIGSQSRQGQISGSARQGIPEFNVFVALEYCKDLFHKQGGHPAAGGFSLAAPDWPALEERLRQFAALHLEPEQIQPLVHIDIEASLAELNLELYQQMQHLQPCGIGNPEPIFCSRNLHLLQQQCFGRSSPEGNGSDKSHLKLLVQEDPPPQSASGTRNRPLWAIRWRGAELYPLPERVDLAYTLKAKTWRGEAQLELEIAGIRPAQSPQVLDSPPPPIPLSPPMPKIHSQPATSASKSPSELTLIYRPAPRPTQPLHWQPVERFSTLLPQAQGTILFYGFRRPTLSFHPSRDPSRVVHYDRPQAGHRYDHLWLWSWPPSLEHLKWLLHYSPSDSLRISVHSQRIPLVSSEGLRQQLRQSLHSEDKVDLLRLAQQWWLAPQVLVAGLRSLGYPCPDFGPTGSLAEELQAQQDWYGSSCQDVAALLKPE, translated from the coding sequence ATGGCGCATAGGCCAACTGTAACATTGCCGCTCGATTCACCGACACGTATGGCCGGGATCCCTTCACAACGCTGGCTGTTTCATCCGGTCGATCGGCAGGCCGCACAGAAGTTGGCCGAGGCGGTGGGAATATCCCCATTGCTGGGGCAAATTTTGCTCAACCGTGGCCTCTCTAGCCCGGAAGCGGCCCAGCAATACTGGGATCCCAACCCAGCTCAGTTGCCAGCGCCAGCCAGCGATTTTGCCGATCTGCCTTTGGCGGTGAACCTTCTGGATCAGGCCCTAGAGGCTCAGCAACCAATCGCCATTTGCGGAGACTACGATGCCGACGGCATGACCAGCACGGCGCTACTCCTGCGGGCTTTGCGAAAATTGGGGGGCAAGGTGCTTTACCGCATCCCCAGCCGCATGACAGAGGGCTATGGCCTGAATAGCCGCATGGTTCAGGAGCTGCACCAAGAGGGCTTTCATCTGATTTTGACCGTAGACAACGGCATCTCCGCCCAGGAGCCGATCCAACTGGCCAAGGAACTCGGTCTAACAGTGATCGTGACGGATCATCATGATTTGCCGCCGCAGTTGCCACCCGCGGATGTCATCCTCAATCCGAAGCGGATCCCGGAAACTTCTCCCTATCGCGGTATGGCCGGTGTCGGGGTGGCTTACTTGCTCGCCCAAGCCTTGGCGGAAAAACGCGGGGATCCCGTTCTGGGTCGCATGGCGCTGGAGCTGTTTACCCTGGGCACCATTGCTGATCTGGCCTCCCTGACAGGGGTCAATCGCCTTTGGGTTCGTCAGGGGTTGCAACTGCTGCCCACCTCACGGGTGGAAGGGATCCGCGCCCTTTTAAGGGTGATGGGGTTGCTCTCTCCGGCAGATGCCAGTCCGGAAGGGTTACGACCGGAATCGATCGGGTTTGGGCTGGGGCCCCGCATCAACGCCGTCGGACGGATTGGCCAAGCGGGCATGGTGATTAAGTTGCTGACCACGGATGATCCGACCCAAGCAGACCAACTGGCGCAACGCTGTGAACGGCTGAATCAGGTACGCCAACAGATGTGTGCCCGCATCGAAAGTGAAGCTCTAGAGCAAATTGTCCAGCGCAGGCGGGATCTGCGACAGGATCGGGTCTTGACGGTGCTGGGATCCCCAGAACGCAAGTGGCACAAAGGGGTGATTGGCATTGTCGCCTCACGGTTGGCGGAGCGCTACGGGTGTCCGGTGTTTATCGGCAGCCAATCGCGGCAGGGACAGATCAGCGGCTCGGCACGGCAAGGGATCCCGGAATTTAATGTGTTTGTGGCGCTGGAGTATTGCAAAGACCTGTTTCACAAACAGGGCGGGCATCCGGCAGCAGGGGGCTTTAGCCTGGCGGCTCCAGATTGGCCTGCCTTAGAGGAACGACTACGACAGTTTGCCGCACTTCACCTAGAACCGGAACAGATTCAACCCCTGGTGCACATCGATATAGAAGCCTCTCTGGCAGAGCTCAACCTGGAGCTTTACCAGCAAATGCAGCATTTGCAGCCCTGTGGCATCGGCAATCCCGAACCCATCTTTTGCAGCCGTAACTTGCACCTTCTGCAACAACAATGTTTCGGACGGAGCTCCCCTGAAGGCAATGGCTCCGACAAAAGCCACCTGAAACTGCTGGTACAAGAGGATCCCCCTCCCCAATCAGCCTCTGGAACCCGCAACCGTCCCCTCTGGGCCATCCGGTGGCGGGGGGCCGAGCTTTACCCCTTGCCGGAGCGGGTCGATCTGGCCTATACCCTGAAAGCGAAAACCTGGCGTGGGGAAGCCCAACTGGAATTGGAAATCGCTGGCATCCGACCCGCTCAGTCCCCTCAGGTTCTTGACTCCCCCCCTCCTCCAATCCCCCTTTCCCCACCAATGCCCAAGATCCATTCTCAGCCCGCTACTTCCGCCTCAAAATCTCCGTCTGAACTGACGCTGATCTATCGCCCCGCCCCCCGCCCCACCCAACCCCTGCATTGGCAACCGGTGGAGCGATTTTCAACGCTGTTGCCCCAAGCTCAGGGCACCATCCTCTTCTACGGATTCCGCCGCCCCACTCTTTCGTTCCATCCATCAAGGGATCCCAGCCGGGTGGTGCATTACGATCGCCCGCAAGCGGGTCATCGCTACGATCATCTCTGGCTGTGGAGTTGGCCCCCTTCTTTGGAGCACTTAAAGTGGCTACTGCACTACAGCCCTAGCGATAGCCTCAGGATCTCTGTTCACAGCCAAAGGATACCCCTCGTTTCCAGTGAGGGGTTACGTCAACAACTGCGCCAGTCTCTCCACAGCGAAGACAAAGTGGATCTGCTGCGGTTGGCTCAGCAGTGGTGGCTTGCCCCACAGGTGTTGGTGGCGGGTTTGCGTTCGCTGGGTTACCCCTGTCCCGACTTTGGCCCGACGGGATCCTTAGCAGAAGAACTGCAAGCCCAGCAAGATTGGTACGGTAGCTCCTGCCAAGATGTGGCTGCTTTGCTCAAGCCCGAGTGA
- the mnmA gene encoding tRNA 2-thiouridine(34) synthase MnmA, with amino-acid sequence MVIGLPPADASSDSLRISTTPSTALTQRPRIVAALSGGVDSSTVAAILHGQGYAVEGVTLWLMKGKGQCCTDGLVDAATICEQLGIPHHVVDSREVFQANIVDYLVAGYAEGITPLPCSQCNKTVKFGPLLTYARETLGIPRIATGHYARVRFDADSGRYQLLRAVDRQKDQSYFLYDLSQEHLAGTLFPLGEYTKAQTREIAAQYGLVTAAKPESQDLCLIETHGSMQSFLDLYLGQKPGEIVDTQGRVLGSHEGIHHYTVGQRKGLGIAAPNPLYVVRIDAAMNRVIVGEREEATQAEATVRQVNWVSIANPEEPLAVEVQVRYRTTPVAATLIPESSGGARLQFAEPQFGVTPGQAAVWYHGEVLLGGGILERPSH; translated from the coding sequence ATGGTGATAGGACTCCCTCCCGCTGACGCGAGCAGCGATTCTCTTCGGATCTCGACAACCCCCTCGACTGCCCTGACCCAACGGCCTCGCATCGTGGCGGCCCTCTCTGGTGGGGTGGATAGCTCGACTGTGGCGGCGATTTTGCACGGACAGGGCTATGCCGTAGAAGGGGTTACCCTTTGGTTGATGAAAGGGAAGGGTCAGTGCTGTACCGATGGCTTGGTGGATGCGGCCACCATTTGTGAGCAGTTGGGGATCCCTCACCATGTGGTGGATAGCCGCGAGGTGTTTCAAGCCAATATCGTCGATTATTTGGTGGCAGGCTATGCGGAAGGCATCACGCCTCTGCCCTGCTCCCAGTGCAACAAAACAGTGAAATTTGGCCCCTTGCTCACCTATGCCCGAGAAACTCTCGGGATCCCGCGAATCGCCACCGGCCACTATGCGCGGGTGCGTTTCGATGCCGATTCGGGACGGTACCAACTGCTGCGGGCAGTGGATCGCCAAAAAGATCAATCCTATTTCCTCTACGATCTCAGCCAAGAGCACTTGGCTGGGACATTGTTTCCCCTTGGGGAATACACCAAAGCCCAAACCCGTGAGATCGCCGCTCAGTATGGTCTGGTCACCGCCGCCAAGCCAGAAAGCCAGGATCTCTGCTTGATCGAAACCCACGGCTCCATGCAGAGCTTTTTAGATCTGTACCTCGGGCAAAAGCCGGGGGAAATCGTCGATACCCAGGGGCGGGTGCTGGGATCCCATGAGGGCATTCACCACTACACCGTCGGCCAGCGCAAGGGCTTGGGCATTGCCGCCCCCAATCCACTCTACGTGGTGCGCATCGATGCGGCCATGAACCGGGTCATCGTCGGGGAACGGGAAGAAGCCACCCAAGCAGAAGCGACGGTACGCCAGGTGAACTGGGTCTCGATTGCCAATCCTGAAGAGCCGTTGGCGGTGGAAGTTCAGGTGCGCTACCGAACCACCCCGGTAGCGGCGACCTTGATCCCAGAATCCTCAGGAGGAGCTCGTTTGCAGTTTGCAGAGCCTCAGTTTGGCGTCACCCCTGGACAGGCCGCTGTCTGGTATCACGGCGAGGTTTTGCTGGGCGGCGGGATTCTGGAGCGACCTTCCCATTGA
- a CDS encoding transglutaminase-like domain-containing protein, which translates to MQPLGLVALEGLATWGDRLLGLDRLRGYLVQLQKNNTLLLNPHHVHTFQDAYGLWVESEGEQAWIWLSREQEGQILRIPMAALEQPGSLEAFQVGTCPYPIEGIALWKDVQAGSSILYATCYQREKILQLDPATGTVLREMPAPGIGREQIALQGDYLWVSDRVEETIYLLERQSGRELARILTPFPGPTGLAHWQGRLWVAYAHEEAFIHDNPNDPDPLSVALRDKTWVTPLRLRPLDPPPPEPLPTDPKPSDEAFTLAEQSTFACPVVFQPQQLGERATYTLSHGYRVELTYVEEIAQEEPRLLPDLVWRIALPCNSPRQRVHSFDWVGLPFELEEQSGQQVAVFSLGTLAAHEVRLFGWRAVLDLYNIKYCIDPKDVEDAVFPMELRDRYLVDDDDLAMHTPIVQEAARQAIGSETNLLRKMLNIRAYVYDKLSYRVTPRIDPPDEVLRRGSGSCGEYVGLILALARLNGIPCRTVGRYKCPPHPELKRIPLFPEYNHVWIEFYLPGWGWVPMESNPDDLGERPYPQRYFMGLPWTHAEIAKGIPFETINTDQASIGELAINHVQFRILEEL; encoded by the coding sequence TTGCAACCCCTGGGATTGGTCGCTTTGGAAGGTTTGGCCACCTGGGGAGATCGCCTGTTGGGCTTGGATCGGCTACGGGGCTACTTGGTGCAACTGCAAAAGAACAACACCTTGCTCCTGAATCCCCATCATGTGCACACCTTTCAGGATGCCTACGGTTTGTGGGTGGAGTCAGAGGGGGAGCAAGCCTGGATCTGGCTCAGTCGGGAACAGGAAGGGCAAATCCTGCGCATTCCCATGGCGGCTTTAGAACAACCGGGTTCCCTGGAGGCATTTCAAGTGGGTACCTGCCCCTACCCGATCGAAGGGATCGCCCTTTGGAAAGATGTTCAAGCCGGATCCTCGATTCTCTATGCCACCTGTTACCAACGGGAAAAGATTCTGCAATTGGATCCCGCCACGGGCACGGTTCTGCGGGAGATGCCCGCTCCTGGTATTGGCCGAGAACAGATTGCCTTACAGGGAGACTACCTTTGGGTGAGCGACCGGGTAGAAGAGACGATCTACCTGTTGGAGCGGCAGAGTGGGCGGGAACTGGCCCGCATCCTCACCCCTTTTCCGGGGCCGACGGGCTTAGCTCATTGGCAGGGACGCCTGTGGGTGGCTTATGCCCATGAAGAAGCCTTCATCCACGACAATCCCAACGATCCGGATCCCTTGTCGGTCGCTTTACGAGATAAAACCTGGGTCACCCCCCTACGGTTGCGACCCCTGGATCCCCCGCCCCCAGAACCCCTGCCAACGGATCCTAAGCCTTCGGACGAGGCGTTCACATTAGCGGAGCAGAGTACTTTTGCTTGCCCGGTGGTGTTTCAACCGCAGCAACTGGGGGAACGGGCCACCTACACCCTTTCCCATGGTTACCGGGTGGAGCTGACCTATGTTGAAGAAATTGCCCAAGAAGAGCCGCGTCTACTCCCAGATTTGGTGTGGCGCATCGCCCTGCCCTGTAACAGCCCCCGCCAACGGGTACACAGCTTTGACTGGGTAGGACTTCCCTTTGAATTGGAGGAGCAATCGGGGCAGCAGGTGGCAGTGTTTTCTCTGGGAACGTTGGCTGCCCATGAGGTGCGCTTGTTTGGCTGGCGGGCGGTGCTGGATCTCTACAACATTAAGTACTGCATCGACCCCAAGGATGTGGAGGATGCCGTTTTTCCCATGGAGCTGCGGGATCGCTATCTGGTGGATGACGATGATCTGGCTATGCACACCCCAATTGTGCAGGAGGCGGCGCGGCAGGCGATCGGTAGCGAGACCAACCTGTTGCGCAAAATGCTGAATATCCGCGCCTACGTTTACGACAAGCTCTCCTATCGGGTCACACCGCGTATCGATCCGCCGGATGAGGTTTTGCGGCGTGGCTCTGGTTCCTGCGGAGAATACGTGGGCCTGATTTTGGCGTTGGCCCGTCTGAACGGGATCCCCTGCCGAACGGTGGGGCGCTACAAATGTCCTCCGCATCCCGAGCTGAAGCGGATCCCGCTGTTTCCGGAATACAACCATGTCTGGATTGAATTTTATCTGCCCGGTTGGGGGTGGGTGCCGATGGAGTCGAACCCCGACGATCTGGGGGAACGCCCTTACCCGCAACGCTACTTTATGGGCCTACCCTGGACCCATGCGGAGATCGCCAAAGGGATCCCGTTTGAGACGATCAACACCGACCAAGCTTCGATTGGGGAACTGGCCATTAACCATGTCCAATTTCGCATTCTGGAAGAACTCTGA
- a CDS encoding sporulation protein, whose translation MRNSPFATLSGSLGGFCLTVALTSPGAFALTRYQVRVLSERAADLAQVQTQVPDAYWVQGDEQVFILAGTFINRAHAQRRQIELERLGLQVRVVSREETDPPLPPAVANPPNQGSSSPAASSGPPETVPAATVPSSQPSAQRPFATQVPNPTQDPRLEEQVRRFFPGATVVEYQGQAALQTGEFSRLSLAQDQARWLTARGLPAVAVAVADTETQPFPSGDPVLANLEQGENYWVLVADPTGEKLPTLESLLTRSLPLIYDDLRVVRTGGFAHAQAAEEQVRYLASQGYEAGVFPADLRRSQPLLQRDPDPVPTPAAHSAPASPSAPPASEAQSFWVLVQAGEEVLPRLQQYAPDAFVRGSVIQVGTYQQRSNAEQAQRSLSEAGFNARIVAAEN comes from the coding sequence ATGCGCAACAGCCCTTTTGCCACCCTGAGCGGATCCCTGGGGGGATTCTGTTTAACGGTTGCCCTTACCTCACCGGGGGCCTTTGCCCTAACGCGCTACCAGGTGCGTGTCCTTTCTGAGAGGGCGGCAGACTTGGCCCAGGTGCAAACCCAGGTACCGGATGCCTATTGGGTTCAGGGGGATGAGCAGGTTTTCATCTTGGCGGGAACCTTTATCAACCGCGCCCATGCGCAACGACGCCAGATAGAACTGGAGCGCTTGGGACTTCAGGTGCGGGTGGTCAGCCGCGAAGAGACGGATCCCCCTTTGCCCCCTGCTGTGGCCAATCCCCCCAACCAAGGCTCGTCCTCACCGGCAGCCTCTTCTGGCCCACCGGAAACCGTTCCTGCTGCAACCGTACCCAGTTCACAACCTTCTGCACAACGGCCTTTTGCCACGCAAGTGCCCAACCCCACCCAGGATCCCCGCCTTGAGGAGCAGGTGCGCCGCTTCTTCCCGGGAGCGACGGTTGTGGAATACCAGGGGCAAGCAGCCCTGCAAACCGGGGAGTTTTCTCGCCTATCCCTGGCTCAAGACCAAGCTCGTTGGTTAACGGCTCGAGGACTACCGGCGGTGGCTGTAGCAGTAGCAGATACAGAGACGCAGCCCTTTCCATCTGGGGATCCTGTATTGGCGAACCTGGAGCAAGGAGAGAACTACTGGGTGCTGGTGGCAGATCCAACCGGCGAAAAACTGCCGACCCTAGAGAGCTTGCTAACGAGATCCCTACCCCTGATCTACGACGATCTGCGGGTGGTGCGTACCGGCGGGTTTGCCCATGCCCAAGCAGCCGAAGAACAGGTGCGCTATCTGGCGAGCCAAGGCTACGAAGCGGGGGTTTTTCCGGCGGATCTACGTCGTTCTCAACCGCTACTACAACGGGATCCCGATCCCGTCCCCACCCCAGCTGCTCATTCCGCTCCAGCCTCCCCTTCAGCTCCCCCAGCCTCCGAGGCCCAGAGCTTTTGGGTGTTGGTACAGGCGGGAGAAGAGGTACTACCTCGGCTACAACAGTATGCCCCAGATGCCTTTGTGCGCGGCTCCGTGATCCAGGTGGGCACCTACCAGCAACGCTCCAATGCGGAACAGGCCCAACGGTCTTTGTCTGAGGCGGGGTTCAATGCTCGGATTGTAGCTGCCGAGAATTAG
- a CDS encoding sulfite exporter TauE/SafE family protein, producing MVENGLALGIGGLVAGILAGFLGIGGGTILVPLQVSLGIPPIQAVATSNLSIVMTSIAGSVQNWRMGLLDLKRVILLGIPALITAQVGAIIASRIPSYLLLAAFGALLLANTYLVELRKTVASQAQVLENQVAPEDAESPVEVLGVGDEPQGIPLPSSSKTMPAWLARTLTGGTAGLLAGLFGIGGGVIMVPMQILLLQETIKVAIQTSLGAIVITAIAATTSHAGLSDLIWNGLGWGDGTIHQNVLWIPGLILGTGGLIGVQISTRTLPKLPDETVSLLFRSFLAILALYIFWQAWQNYQAL from the coding sequence ATGGTGGAAAATGGTCTGGCCTTGGGCATTGGCGGTCTGGTCGCTGGGATCCTGGCCGGGTTTTTGGGCATTGGCGGCGGCACGATTTTGGTGCCCCTACAGGTGAGTCTGGGGATCCCGCCGATACAAGCGGTGGCCACGAGCAATCTTTCCATTGTCATGACCTCGATTGCGGGCAGTGTTCAAAACTGGCGCATGGGCTTGCTAGATCTGAAACGGGTGATTTTGCTGGGGATCCCAGCTCTGATCACGGCTCAGGTAGGGGCGATTATCGCCAGCCGCATTCCCAGCTACCTGCTGTTAGCCGCCTTTGGGGCGTTGCTGTTGGCCAATACCTATCTGGTGGAGCTGCGCAAAACAGTGGCCAGTCAGGCCCAGGTGTTGGAGAATCAGGTTGCTCCTGAAGATGCGGAATCTCCGGTTGAGGTGCTGGGGGTGGGGGATGAACCGCAAGGGATCCCGTTGCCAAGCTCTAGTAAAACCATGCCTGCTTGGTTGGCCCGCACCCTCACGGGGGGCACCGCTGGATTGCTGGCTGGGCTATTCGGCATTGGCGGTGGGGTAATTATGGTGCCGATGCAGATTCTGCTGTTGCAGGAGACGATCAAAGTTGCCATTCAAACCAGCCTCGGGGCGATTGTAATCACAGCGATTGCCGCCACCACCAGCCACGCCGGACTGAGTGACCTGATTTGGAATGGTCTGGGATGGGGGGATGGAACCATTCACCAAAATGTGCTGTGGATCCCGGGGTTGATCTTAGGGACAGGCGGGTTGATCGGCGTTCAGATCAGTACCCGCACCCTGCCCAAATTACCCGATGAAACCGTCAGCCTCCTGTTCCGCAGCTTTCTAGCCATCCTCGCCCTTTATATCTTTTGGCAGGCCTGGCAAAATTACCAAGCCCTATGA